A genomic region of Arachis stenosperma cultivar V10309 chromosome 9, arast.V10309.gnm1.PFL2, whole genome shotgun sequence contains the following coding sequences:
- the LOC130951731 gene encoding F-box/kelch-repeat protein At3g23880-like codes for MRRGPIHDDDHHHDAAVARKGRVVTPTGGWPELIRCTTTTPPPSRLPPILLDELIEEILLRIPARSLVRLRDRICSSWRTLISSSQFAKQHLRRSTTVDPTLTHPLIAYFSIGYAYPTIGVFSVPSPVENPPHEPTKVVPYKGRRPRSIIDSCNGLLCLYNVERDDEGLHHGAMLWNPCIGSTSQPVEIGGPFSVSGFGYDHVNDKYKLFGRVYKKSGEYVSRIITFGPNITWRTIEDFSCSMPSPHGTFSLVSSVGIFVNGTGTLNWIFHDCFRYVVVRSLDLVKETYNQFPLPDRDLDDDCFMSPLLCILRGCLAACYENKRTHWTVWLMKEYGVPQSWTKLVVIPHHPLLVNPSAGFPLQPIYIFKNNVLLAKAPNHKFVLLNLNDGSIDFPNIDSSNDGMPKLHPLSKGLTSRTFRLYHESLVSPSHLGLQSCSSEMRLVKPSL; via the coding sequence ATGAGGAGGGGTCCGATTCATGATGATGATCATCATCATGATGCTGCTGTTGCGAGGAAGGGGAGGGTGGTCACACCCACCGGGGGTTGGCCAGAACTGATCCGCTGTACCACGACAACACCACCACCTTCACGGCTTCCGCCTATCCTTCTGGACGAGCTTATAGAGGAAATACTGCTAAGGATTCCGGCGAGGTCTCTTGTTCGATTGAGGGACAGAATCTGCAGTTCATGGAGAACCCTAATTTCCAGTTCCCAATTCGCCAAGCAGCACCTTCGACGTTCAACGACGGTGGATCCAACCTTGACCCACCCACTTATTGCCTATTTTAGCATTGGCTACGCATACCCGACAATAGGAGTTTTCTCCGTGCCATCTCCGGTGGAGAACCCTCCCCATGAACCCACTAAAGTAGTTCCCTATAAAGGACGACGCCCCCGCTCCATCATTGACTCTTGCAATGGATTACTTTGCTTGTATAATGTAGAGCGTGACGACGAAGGATTGCACCATGGTGCCATGCTATGGAACCCCTGCATCGGATCCACATCTCAGCCGGTTGAAATCGGAGGTCCCTTCTCCGTTAGCGGATTCGGTTATGATCATGTGAATGACAAGTACAAGCTTTTCGGGAGAGTATATAAGAAATCAGGCGAATATGTCAGCAGAATTATCACATTCGGCCCAAATATTACCTGGAGAACAATTGAGGATTTCTCATGTAGCATGCCTAGCCCACACGGGACGTTTTCTCTGGTATCGTCTGTTGGGATTTTTGTGAATGGCACTGGCACTCTTAATTGGATTTTTCACGATTGTTTTAGGTATGTCGTGGTTCGTTCCCTTGACTTGGTGAAAGAGACTTATAATCAGTTTCCCCTTCCCGATAGggatttagatgatgattgCTTTATGAGTCCCCTTTTGTGTATCTTGAGGGGCTGCCTTGCTGCTTGTTATGAGAATAAGAGAACTCATTGGACTGTGTGGCTGATGAAAGAGTATGGAGTCCCTCAATCTTGGACTAAATTGGTCGTAATCCCCCACCACCCACTACTCGTTAACCCTTCGGCCGGCTTTCCATTACAGCCAATctacatattcaaaaataatgtTCTTCTGGCAAAAGCTCCCAATCACAAGTTTGTTTTGTTGAACTTGAATGATGGCAGCATAGATTTTCCTAATATTGACAGCTCAAATGATGGCATGCCCAAACTTCATCCTTTGTCGAAGGGTTTAACTTCAAGGACCTTTCGACTATATCATGAAAGCTTAGTTTCACCCTCACACCTTGGTCTTCAAAGTTGCTCATCTGAAATGCGCTTGGTTAAGCCAAGCCTATGA